The nucleotide sequence AGATATTTTTTTTATCCCACAGTTATAGCCTTATCCATAATAACATGTCTTTATACAGTCTTTGAAATTCTAAGATTAAAAGGTTATCAAATTTTTATGGTTTCAAGCATTACGGGCTTTGCTGCACGAGAGAGGGATAGGGGAAAATTTGTGCTGGGCCCCGTAACTCTTTCGATAGGCGTTATAAGCACGCTTCTTATTTTCCCGTTTAGGGAAGCAAGTATAGGGATTATGGCACTGGCCCTAGGCGATGGTCTTGCAAGCCTTGTCGGAAAATTTTGGGGAAGACAGCACCTAAATATTTCCAAGGATAAAACCATAGCGGGAAGTATAGCCTGCTTTATGGCAGTTTTTATTTCTACCATTGCAATAAGCAGGAGTTTTA is from Treponema denticola and encodes:
- a CDS encoding diacylglycerol/polyprenol kinase family protein, with translation MSFLRNLRYKKLSQNARVEDLIKETFRKTIHLCAALVPLFARYFFYPTVIALSIITCLYTVFEILRLKGYQIFMVSSITGFAARERDRGKFVLGPVTLSIGVISTLLIFPFREASIGIMALALGDGLASLVGKFWGRQHLNISKDKTIAGSIACFMAVFISTIAISRSFIKSFFIAAIAAGTEALPLKDFDNILIPLVCAGAALILGA